The Streptomyces sp. NBC_01353 genome contains a region encoding:
- the lepB gene encoding signal peptidase I, protein MDTEAQHTERDRSSETEERSRSARISGTDGPDSGFEAQEPRRDAREPGRDGREPGTDERAASPDSGPDGRPDSGPDGQDSAATGQDGDVAGWSWRRTSVIGGVCVVFLLLLSHFVMQPFLIPSRSMEPTLQVGDRILVNKLAYRFGDQPRRGDVVVFDGTGSFLQEAPEQNPVTGLLHGAAAALGIAEPAETDFVKRVVGVGGDRIVCCDGNGRLTVNGVPVEERYVMLGDSPSKVPFDIVVPQGTLWVMGDHRSQSSDSRDHLGQPGGGVVPVERVIGRADWIGWPFGRWSEVEETGAFDSVPTPVAGGHG, encoded by the coding sequence ATGGACACCGAAGCACAGCACACGGAGCGCGACCGCTCCTCCGAGACGGAGGAGCGGTCGCGCTCCGCGCGTATTTCCGGGACAGACGGGCCGGACTCCGGGTTCGAGGCGCAGGAGCCCCGGCGCGACGCTCGGGAGCCTGGGCGTGACGGTCGGGAGCCCGGGACGGATGAGCGGGCGGCCTCGCCGGACTCCGGGCCCGATGGACGGCCGGACTCAGGGCCCGATGGGCAGGACTCCGCGGCCACGGGCCAGGACGGGGACGTCGCCGGATGGTCCTGGCGCCGTACGAGCGTCATCGGCGGCGTCTGCGTGGTCTTCCTGCTGCTCCTGAGCCACTTCGTGATGCAGCCCTTCCTGATCCCCAGCCGCTCGATGGAACCCACCCTCCAGGTCGGGGACCGGATCCTCGTGAACAAGCTGGCGTACCGTTTCGGCGACCAGCCGCGCCGGGGTGACGTCGTCGTCTTCGACGGCACAGGCTCCTTCCTCCAGGAGGCCCCCGAGCAGAACCCGGTCACCGGTCTGCTGCACGGCGCGGCCGCGGCCCTCGGCATCGCCGAGCCCGCCGAGACCGACTTCGTGAAGCGGGTGGTGGGCGTGGGCGGCGACCGGATCGTCTGCTGCGACGGCAACGGCCGACTGACCGTCAACGGCGTGCCCGTCGAGGAGCGCTACGTCATGCTGGGCGACTCGCCCTCGAAGGTTCCCTTCGACATCGTCGTCCCTCAGGGCACCCTGTGGGTCATGGGCGACCACCGCAGCCAGTCCAGCGACTCCCGCGACCATCTCGGTCAGCCGGGCGGCGGAGTCGTGCCCGTGGAGCGCGTGATCGGGCGCGCGGACTGGATCGGCTGGCCCTTCGGCCGCTGGTCCGAGGTGGAGGAGACCGGAGCCTTCGACTCCGTACCCACTCCCGTGGCGGGCGGCCATGGGTAA
- the rplS gene encoding 50S ribosomal protein L19: protein MASLLDSVNAASLRTDLPGFRPGDTVNVHVRVIEGNRSRIQQFKGVVIRRQGSGVSETFTVRKVSFSVGVERTFPVNSPIFEKIELVSRGDVRRAKLYYLRELRGKAAKIKEKRDN, encoded by the coding sequence ATGGCCTCCCTGCTCGACTCGGTCAACGCGGCTTCGCTCCGCACCGACCTCCCCGGCTTCCGTCCCGGCGACACCGTGAACGTCCACGTGCGCGTCATCGAGGGCAACCGCTCCCGTATCCAGCAGTTCAAGGGCGTTGTCATCCGCCGCCAGGGCTCGGGCGTCAGCGAGACCTTCACGGTCCGCAAGGTCTCGTTCTCCGTCGGCGTCGAGCGCACCTTCCCGGTGAACAGCCCGATCTTCGAGAAGATCGAGCTCGTGAGCCGCGGTGACGTCCGTCGCGCCAAGCTCTACTACCTGCGTGAGCTGCGCGGCAAGGCTGCCAAGATCAAGGAGAAGCGCGACAACTGA
- the trmD gene encoding tRNA (guanosine(37)-N1)-methyltransferase TrmD — MRLDVVTIFPEYLEPLNVSLVGKARARGQLDVHVHHLREWTYDRHNTVDDTPYGGGPGMVMKTEPWGDALDQTLADGFEAGAHGPALVVPTPSGRPFTQELAVELSERPWLIFTPARYEGIDRRVMDEYATRIPVYEVSIGDYVLAGGEAAVLVITEAVARLLPGVLGNAESHRDDSFAPGAMANLLEGPVYTKPPEWRGRAIPDVLLSGHHGKIARWRRDEAFRRTAANRPDLIERCDPAAFDKKDREILSMMGWAPEPGGRFWRRPGAVEE, encoded by the coding sequence ATGAGGCTCGACGTCGTCACGATCTTCCCCGAGTACCTGGAACCGCTGAACGTCTCCCTGGTCGGCAAGGCACGCGCGCGTGGACAGCTCGACGTCCACGTCCACCACCTGAGGGAGTGGACCTACGACCGGCACAACACGGTCGACGACACCCCCTACGGCGGCGGCCCCGGCATGGTCATGAAGACCGAGCCCTGGGGCGACGCCCTCGATCAGACCCTCGCCGACGGCTTCGAGGCGGGCGCCCACGGCCCCGCCCTGGTCGTCCCCACACCCAGCGGACGCCCCTTCACCCAGGAACTCGCCGTCGAGCTCTCCGAGCGCCCCTGGCTGATCTTCACGCCGGCCCGCTACGAGGGCATCGACCGGCGCGTCATGGACGAGTACGCCACCCGCATCCCGGTGTACGAGGTCTCCATCGGCGACTACGTCCTCGCCGGCGGGGAGGCCGCGGTCCTGGTGATCACCGAAGCGGTGGCCCGACTGCTGCCCGGCGTCCTCGGCAACGCCGAGTCCCACCGCGACGACTCCTTCGCCCCCGGGGCCATGGCCAACCTCCTCGAAGGCCCCGTCTACACCAAGCCCCCCGAATGGCGCGGCCGCGCCATCCCCGACGTACTCCTCAGCGGGCACCACGGGAAGATCGCGCGCTGGCGCCGCGACGAGGCCTTCCGCCGCACGGCGGCGAACCGGCCCGACCTGATCGAACGCTGCGACCCCGCTGCCTTCGACAAGAAGGACCGGGAGATCCTCTCCATGATGGGCTGGGCCCCGGAGCCCGGCGGCCGATTTTGGCGCAGGCCCGGCGCCGTGGAAGAATAG